The following coding sequences lie in one Silvanigrella aquatica genomic window:
- a CDS encoding S8 family serine peptidase, translated as MTDMYLKTYDLAKSKNIQIVNISISDEENKFSFFYNPQDNIRLTNKINSFQKQNNNGFIIVKSAGNHTCNLSYALKIANKMPEKNKDEFFDLYQNKSTEKILSKLLQYKEIFKAIRAHLSVFSYDNSFVNEIIVASLSASGITSSYSSIGSNLWITGIGGGDSSTLKSDGIFRLAQEEHADAPRLLTTKIFGRKFNPSITEFDENLSSEYSKNSYTTEFQGTSAAAPTVSGIIALLLQANPNLSSRDIKYILAKTANNAKILPDPLPSCIKILAKLNIFHPDFIKPWNTEWIKNKAGFYFHNFYGFGLIDASKAIEIAENYKSTFNDKPSIEYLYKSESLKKLKKISPGESLIHKINSLKNIIIEAVYVIPYIDAPRADSLAIEIQSPEMTNSIILYPGNSFIKLKKNEKKIKNMKYKLNHYKENDNNNLGSYLTNAFYGEKSGGDWSIKITNYDKKENVKLNGWKLKIIGYEE; from the coding sequence ATGACAGATATGTACTTAAAAACTTATGACTTAGCAAAATCAAAAAATATACAAATAGTTAATATAAGCATAAGCGATGAAGAAAATAAATTTTCATTTTTTTATAACCCACAAGATAATATACGTTTAACTAATAAAATTAATAGCTTCCAAAAGCAAAATAATAATGGTTTTATTATTGTAAAATCGGCTGGAAATCACACTTGCAATCTCAGTTATGCTTTAAAAATAGCTAATAAAATGCCAGAAAAAAATAAAGATGAATTTTTTGATTTGTATCAAAATAAATCGACAGAAAAAATTTTATCGAAGTTATTACAATACAAGGAAATTTTCAAAGCTATTCGAGCGCACTTATCTGTATTTAGTTATGATAATTCATTCGTAAATGAAATAATCGTAGCTTCTTTAAGTGCAAGCGGAATTACGAGCTCATATTCAAGTATAGGTTCAAATTTATGGATAACTGGTATTGGCGGAGGCGATAGCAGTACTTTAAAAAGTGATGGTATATTTAGATTAGCTCAAGAAGAACATGCTGACGCTCCAAGGCTATTAACTACGAAAATATTTGGAAGAAAATTTAATCCATCTATAACTGAATTTGATGAGAATTTATCTTCAGAATATTCTAAAAATAGTTATACCACTGAGTTTCAGGGAACCTCTGCCGCAGCACCAACTGTGAGCGGAATTATCGCCCTTCTGCTGCAAGCAAATCCTAATTTAAGCTCACGAGACATAAAATATATTTTAGCCAAAACAGCTAATAATGCAAAAATTTTACCCGATCCTTTGCCGAGTTGTATTAAAATTCTTGCAAAGCTTAATATTTTTCATCCTGACTTTATAAAACCTTGGAATACAGAATGGATTAAGAATAAAGCGGGTTTTTATTTTCATAATTTTTATGGATTTGGCCTGATTGATGCCTCAAAAGCTATTGAAATTGCTGAAAACTACAAATCTACTTTTAATGATAAACCGTCCATAGAATATTTATACAAATCAGAATCTTTAAAAAAATTAAAAAAAATTTCTCCTGGTGAAAGTTTAATCCATAAAATTAATTCGCTTAAAAATATCATCATTGAAGCTGTTTATGTGATCCCTTATATTGATGCTCCAAGAGCCGATAGTTTAGCAATTGAAATTCAATCACCCGAAATGACTAACAGTATAATTTTATATCCCGGAAATTCCTTTATCAAACTTAAAAAGAATGAAAAAAAAATTAAAAATATGAAATATAAACTTAATCATTACAAAGAAAACGACAACAATAATCTAGGATCTTATTTGACAAATGCTTTTTATGGTGAAAAATCAGGTGGAGATTGGTCTATTAAAATTACAAATTATGATAAAAAAGAAAATGTAAAGTTAAATGGTTGGAAATTGAAAATTATTGGTTATGAAGAATAG
- a CDS encoding IS3 family transposase — MLEKLNYPILLLCKVMCVSKSGFYKWLECKDKNHQFEFSLEEEIKKIHTSSRGTYGRRRILSTLKKSFIKVGKKRISKIMKKLNLNGVGKPKFKTTTKVDRQAIHFPNLISGDFTSYKPNELWTSDITYIPTKEGWVYLCIILDTFSRAIIGWSMQDNLKREIVLNSLNMAYKKRSHFPNGIIFHSDKGSQYSSKEVRKYLKLNHFHQSMSNSCYENSITETFFSTLKKELVHRCNFLTRKEAKSSIIEYIEVFYNRIRAHSALDYLAPLEYEKNYEI; from the coding sequence TTGCTAGAGAAGCTTAATTATCCTATTCTTTTACTTTGCAAAGTAATGTGCGTTTCTAAAAGTGGATTTTATAAATGGCTTGAGTGTAAAGATAAAAATCATCAATTTGAGTTTAGCCTTGAAGAAGAAATAAAAAAAATACATACTTCTTCAAGGGGTACATATGGAAGACGGCGAATTTTATCAACACTTAAAAAGTCATTTATTAAAGTTGGAAAAAAACGAATATCCAAGATTATGAAGAAACTAAATCTGAATGGGGTCGGCAAACCTAAATTTAAAACAACAACAAAGGTTGATAGGCAAGCGATACATTTTCCGAATTTAATTTCAGGGGATTTTACTTCCTATAAGCCCAACGAACTTTGGACCAGCGATATTACTTATATTCCAACGAAAGAGGGCTGGGTTTATTTGTGCATAATATTGGATACTTTTTCAAGAGCAATAATTGGTTGGAGCATGCAAGATAATCTAAAAAGAGAAATTGTTTTGAATTCACTAAACATGGCATACAAAAAAAGATCTCATTTTCCAAATGGAATAATTTTTCATAGTGACAAAGGATCACAATATTCAAGTAAAGAAGTTAGAAAATATTTAAAATTAAATCATTTTCATCAAAGCATGAGCAATAGCTGCTATGAGAATTCTATTACAGAAACATTTTTTTCCACTCTAAAAAAAGAATTGGTACATCGATGCAATTTTCTTACTAGAAAAGAAGCAAAATCTTCGATTATAGAATATATTGAGGTGTTTTATAATCGAATTCGTGCGCACTCTGCCCTTGATTATCTTGCACCATTAGAGTATGAAAAAAATTATGAAATTTAA
- a CDS encoding transposase: protein MVKKKSVKSQYSLEFKNQVLEVLENSPKSMAQIAREFEVSYPTLNSWKRSIGEKENSNIKKNSDELKKLKREYELLKKENEILKKAASFFAKQLD from the coding sequence ATGGTAAAGAAGAAATCAGTTAAAAGTCAATATTCTCTTGAGTTTAAAAACCAAGTCCTTGAAGTCTTAGAAAATAGCCCTAAAAGCATGGCTCAGATAGCTAGGGAGTTTGAGGTTTCCTACCCCACTCTGAATAGCTGGAAGCGTTCTATTGGCGAAAAGGAAAATTCAAATATAAAGAAAAACTCTGACGAATTGAAAAAGCTAAAGCGAGAATACGAGCTTTTAAAAAAGGAAAATGAAATCCTAAAAAAGGCGGCAAGCTTCTTTGCAAAGCAACTCGATTAA
- a CDS encoding S8 family serine peptidase — MKEFINFIYKNSGNKINRLKIFFIFNLFINLTFINTGCGQKNTDSNDLIGMKINSINRSNHTSLSQNSNSSENIFKEQWYLKNTGEYEFSISTPKKGIDLNIPFEKKYTGKGVNVLILDTGIDFSHPDLKENILENSSFFFSPEKDIPEIVSSHILATNENHHGTNVAGIIGAKKNSQTQFQGIAPEAKLASANIISNNLKR, encoded by the coding sequence ATGAAAGAATTTATAAATTTCATTTATAAAAACTCTGGAAACAAAATTAATAGATTAAAAATTTTTTTTATATTTAATTTATTCATAAATTTAACATTTATTAATACAGGTTGTGGACAAAAAAATACTGATTCAAATGACTTAATAGGAATGAAAATAAATTCAATAAATAGATCGAATCATACTTCTTTATCCCAAAATTCAAACTCATCAGAAAATATTTTTAAAGAACAGTGGTACTTAAAAAACACAGGTGAATACGAATTTTCAATTTCAACTCCCAAAAAAGGAATTGATTTAAATATTCCCTTTGAAAAAAAATATACAGGCAAAGGTGTTAACGTATTAATTCTAGATACAGGAATTGATTTTTCTCATCCCGATTTGAAAGAGAATATATTAGAAAATTCTTCATTTTTCTTTTCTCCTGAAAAAGATATTCCAGAAATTGTCAGTAGCCATATATTAGCTACAAATGAAAATCATCATGGTACCAATGTGGCTGGGATTATTGGTGCGAAAAAAAATAGTCAAACACAATTTCAAGGAATTGCTCCTGAAGCCAAATTAGCTTCAGCTAACATTATATCCAATAATTTGAAGCGATAA
- a CDS encoding acetyl-CoA C-acyltransferase encodes MSKQIQDAYICAAVRTPVGKAPRGVFKVTRPDDLLAHCLKGLLLQAPGLDPHEIGDVITGCAMPEAEQGMNVARISLLLAGYPHSVPGMTVNRFCSSGIQAVAMAADRIKLGEAEVMVASGTESMSLIPMMGHKVVMNPAFFTNENIGIAFGMGTTAEKVADKWKITREAQDAFALESHRRACEAIKNGEFKSEILPYTITDAAPGKIGEIITNNKVISNDEGPRAESTAEALAKLKPVFAARGSVTAGNSSQMSDGAAAILLASEKAIKKYNLVPLARFVSFAVAGVPPEIMGIGPKEAIPKVLKQAGIKQSNIDWFELNEAFAAQSLAVINDLGLDPAKVNPLGGAIALGHPLGATGAIRAATLVHGMKRHKLKYGIVTMCIGTGMGAAGLIEMV; translated from the coding sequence ATGTCAAAACAAATTCAAGATGCTTATATTTGCGCTGCCGTAAGAACTCCTGTAGGAAAGGCTCCTCGCGGCGTATTCAAAGTAACACGCCCTGACGATCTTCTTGCTCACTGCTTAAAAGGTTTGTTACTTCAGGCTCCCGGACTTGACCCCCACGAAATTGGGGATGTAATTACGGGCTGCGCCATGCCCGAGGCAGAACAAGGCATGAACGTGGCGCGCATTTCCTTATTACTTGCCGGCTATCCACACTCTGTACCCGGTATGACAGTAAATCGCTTTTGCTCCTCTGGAATTCAAGCAGTCGCCATGGCTGCCGATCGCATTAAACTAGGTGAAGCCGAAGTCATGGTAGCATCGGGAACAGAAAGCATGAGCCTCATACCAATGATGGGTCATAAAGTTGTTATGAACCCTGCTTTTTTTACAAATGAAAATATAGGTATTGCTTTTGGAATGGGTACTACAGCTGAAAAAGTAGCTGACAAATGGAAAATAACAAGAGAAGCTCAAGATGCTTTTGCACTCGAAAGCCATAGAAGAGCTTGTGAAGCCATTAAGAATGGCGAATTTAAATCGGAAATTTTACCTTATACAATAACAGATGCCGCTCCCGGAAAAATTGGAGAAATCATTACAAATAATAAAGTGATTTCCAATGATGAAGGCCCACGCGCCGAAAGCACTGCCGAAGCTCTTGCCAAATTAAAACCTGTTTTTGCAGCACGCGGTAGCGTTACAGCAGGTAACAGTTCTCAAATGAGTGATGGCGCCGCAGCTATTTTATTAGCAAGTGAAAAAGCAATTAAAAAATACAACCTTGTTCCCTTAGCACGTTTCGTAAGTTTTGCTGTTGCGGGTGTCCCACCAGAAATTATGGGAATTGGTCCTAAAGAAGCAATTCCAAAAGTCTTAAAACAAGCTGGCATTAAGCAAAGTAACATCGATTGGTTTGAATTAAATGAAGCTTTTGCAGCTCAAAGTCTTGCTGTAATTAATGATCTTGGTCTTGATCCCGCAAAAGTAAATCCGCTCGGTGGCGCCATTGCTTTAGGACATCCTCTTGGTGCTACAGGGGCAATACGTGCTGCAACCCTTGTTCATGGCATGAAACGCCATAAATTAAAATACGGCATCGTAACAATGTGCATCGGGACGGGTATGGGCGCTGCAGGATTAATTGAAATGGTTTGA
- a CDS encoding 3-hydroxyacyl-CoA dehydrogenase/enoyl-CoA hydratase family protein has product MTNENSFLVRKVAVLGSGVMGSQIAAHLANANVEVVLFDLTAKEGDPNGVVQKSLAFLQKLEPTPFSVKSKIHYVTPANYDHDLNQLENCDLIIEAISERMDWKKDLYAKVCPKIAKHAIFATNTSGLSIYSLAEVLPSHMRKNFCGIHFFNPPRYMTLVEIIPHKETDSKILDQLEEFLTTTLGKGVIRAKDTPNFIANRIGVFSMLATMHHTEKFNLGFDTVDALTGTSIGRAKSATYRTLDVVGIDTLAHVIKTMSDTLPNDPWQSIFKVPNWIQALISKGAVGQKAGAGVYKKSGKEIHVLDLHMQNYRLSKQEAEPDIAAILKIKDPTEKFKQLIKSDHPQGQFLWATFRDLFHYCAVQLEDISDNARDLDLAIRWGYGWSMGPFETWQASGWKFITEAIQNDISAGKAITKTPLPTWVTDSNRVAVHFADGSYAPAKKTNEPRRKLPVYLRQPYPEKVLGEKYSYGETVFENEGVRLWSADRDIAILSFKSKMHAIGSDVLDGVIESVKVAERNFKGLVLWQTEPPFSAGANLMQVTQALQSNNFTILESMVKRFQEASMALKHSLVPTVAAVQGLALGGGCEFVMHCSKAVAALETYMGLVEVGVGLLPAGGGCKEFTLRACREAKGGNIFPFLQRYFENIAMAKVSRSAEDAKELGYLRQSDIIVFNPNELLYVATSEARALSESGYRPPLKSKDIIVTGKGGIATFKAALVNMHVGGFISEHDFEIGKRVATILGGGEIEQGHMVTDEWLLELEYRYFIELLKTEKTQQRIEFMLKNGKPLRN; this is encoded by the coding sequence ATGACAAATGAAAATAGTTTTTTAGTTCGAAAAGTAGCGGTTTTAGGTTCTGGTGTTATGGGTTCACAAATTGCAGCACATTTAGCGAATGCGAATGTTGAAGTCGTCTTATTTGATCTGACTGCAAAAGAAGGAGACCCAAATGGAGTTGTACAAAAATCATTAGCATTTTTACAAAAACTAGAACCCACCCCTTTTTCTGTAAAATCTAAAATACATTATGTTACTCCTGCTAATTATGATCATGATTTAAATCAACTTGAAAATTGTGACTTAATTATCGAAGCTATTAGTGAACGAATGGATTGGAAAAAAGATCTCTATGCAAAAGTATGTCCAAAAATTGCGAAACATGCCATTTTTGCAACAAATACTTCTGGTTTATCCATTTATTCTTTAGCAGAAGTATTGCCTTCGCATATGCGAAAGAATTTTTGTGGTATTCACTTTTTTAATCCGCCACGTTATATGACTCTAGTTGAAATCATTCCACATAAAGAAACAGACTCAAAAATTCTCGATCAACTTGAAGAATTTTTAACAACAACATTAGGTAAAGGCGTGATTCGTGCAAAAGACACTCCTAATTTTATTGCCAATCGCATTGGTGTTTTTTCTATGCTTGCAACAATGCATCATACTGAAAAATTTAATTTAGGTTTTGATACTGTCGATGCTCTCACAGGAACTTCCATTGGACGCGCTAAAAGTGCAACCTACCGCACTCTTGATGTCGTAGGTATTGATACCTTAGCTCACGTTATTAAAACCATGAGCGACACTCTTCCAAATGATCCTTGGCAATCTATTTTTAAAGTACCTAATTGGATTCAAGCACTTATTTCTAAAGGCGCTGTTGGACAAAAAGCAGGAGCGGGAGTTTATAAAAAATCGGGTAAAGAAATTCATGTTCTCGATTTGCACATGCAAAATTATCGACTAAGTAAACAAGAAGCCGAACCTGATATTGCTGCAATTTTAAAAATTAAAGACCCCACAGAAAAATTTAAGCAATTAATTAAATCTGACCATCCTCAAGGACAATTTTTATGGGCTACTTTTCGCGATCTTTTCCACTATTGTGCTGTACAACTTGAGGATATTTCGGATAATGCGCGCGATCTTGATCTTGCTATCCGCTGGGGATATGGCTGGTCTATGGGGCCTTTTGAAACGTGGCAAGCATCGGGTTGGAAATTTATAACCGAAGCCATTCAAAATGACATTTCCGCAGGTAAGGCTATTACGAAAACGCCTCTACCAACATGGGTTACGGACAGCAATCGCGTTGCCGTACATTTTGCCGACGGAAGTTATGCCCCTGCTAAAAAAACAAATGAACCCCGAAGAAAGCTTCCTGTTTACTTAAGACAACCCTACCCTGAAAAAGTTTTAGGTGAAAAATATTCTTATGGGGAAACGGTTTTTGAAAATGAAGGAGTGCGTTTATGGAGCGCTGATCGTGACATTGCGATTCTCTCTTTCAAAAGCAAAATGCATGCCATTGGCTCAGATGTTTTAGATGGCGTTATTGAATCCGTAAAAGTAGCGGAACGTAACTTTAAAGGTTTGGTACTTTGGCAAACCGAACCGCCTTTTAGTGCGGGCGCAAACTTAATGCAAGTAACTCAAGCATTACAAAGTAACAATTTTACAATTCTCGAATCCATGGTGAAACGCTTTCAAGAAGCATCCATGGCACTTAAGCACTCCCTCGTGCCCACAGTAGCTGCTGTTCAAGGACTTGCTCTCGGAGGCGGATGTGAATTTGTTATGCATTGTTCAAAAGCTGTTGCCGCACTTGAGACTTATATGGGGCTTGTTGAAGTGGGCGTTGGACTTCTTCCCGCTGGAGGAGGATGTAAAGAATTTACCTTAAGAGCCTGCCGCGAAGCAAAGGGAGGAAATATATTTCCTTTCCTTCAAAGATATTTTGAAAACATTGCTATGGCCAAAGTTTCTCGCAGCGCCGAAGATGCAAAAGAACTGGGCTACTTAAGGCAATCTGACATTATTGTTTTTAATCCTAACGAACTTCTTTATGTGGCCACATCGGAAGCACGAGCTCTATCTGAGTCGGGATATCGTCCTCCTCTCAAATCCAAAGATATTATTGTTACCGGAAAAGGAGGCATTGCGACTTTTAAAGCCGCACTTGTCAATATGCATGTGGGTGGATTTATTTCAGAACATGATTTTGAAATTGGTAAACGTGTCGCCACTATTTTAGGAGGAGGCGAAATTGAGCAAGGACATATGGTAACAGATGAGTGGCTTCTTGAACTTGAATATCGTTACTTTATTGAGTTACTAAAAACAGAAAAAACGCAACAGCGTATCGAGTTCATGTTGAAAAACGGAAAACCATTAAGAAATTAA
- a CDS encoding MFS transporter, which produces MGILKFNSSSNIFLTVLGSGLGNVVEWYSFLAYAYLTPVLSKLFFPDVAEKQSIIYMFLIFAIGFLARPVGAVFFGYLGDKIGRRKTLVWSQTLMAIPSLLICFIPTHEQIGFYAAIILSILRFIQGFSIAGEYTTSLCYIAEVSPKKRRGLYVSTVPSSTAIGILISSFITLGIIHYFEENNALYTYGWRVSFFIGFLLNVVVILIRLFLKESSVYTEKKKELGKINFKKFMSLVFKKDVLKKVGIVVLLVIGYSYFYQLIYIWNPSYLETYLKKTSEFSLSINGFAMIIFALCILLGGFLSDYFGRKKIIMITSVLITISFAPLFYFFSQGIDDNYIYLYLILLSILFGIYVGSSSTMFSEIFDTKIRAKALSLAYNIPYAIVGGLTPAMLSSVLLHGAYYYVICITVVVMFIAFLASFFAKETYKNSM; this is translated from the coding sequence ATGGGTATTTTAAAATTTAATTCATCGTCTAATATTTTCTTAACTGTTTTGGGAAGTGGATTAGGAAATGTTGTTGAATGGTATAGTTTTTTAGCTTATGCCTATTTAACTCCTGTACTATCAAAGCTTTTTTTTCCGGATGTAGCTGAAAAACAAAGCATTATTTATATGTTTTTAATATTTGCAATTGGATTTTTAGCGCGCCCTGTAGGAGCTGTATTTTTTGGTTACTTAGGTGATAAAATTGGAAGGCGCAAAACATTAGTTTGGTCACAAACACTAATGGCAATTCCGAGTTTACTTATTTGTTTTATACCTACTCACGAACAAATTGGATTTTATGCTGCCATTATTTTGTCCATTTTAAGATTTATACAGGGATTTTCAATTGCAGGAGAATATACAACATCATTGTGTTACATCGCAGAAGTAAGTCCTAAAAAAAGGAGGGGTTTGTATGTCAGTACGGTTCCTTCAAGTACGGCTATAGGTATTTTAATTAGTTCCTTTATCACTTTAGGTATTATACATTATTTTGAAGAAAATAATGCTCTTTATACATATGGTTGGAGAGTCAGTTTCTTTATTGGGTTTTTATTAAATGTGGTTGTTATTCTAATTAGATTATTTTTAAAAGAAAGTTCTGTTTATACAGAAAAGAAAAAAGAATTAGGAAAAATAAATTTTAAAAAGTTTATGTCGTTAGTTTTCAAAAAAGATGTCTTAAAAAAAGTGGGAATAGTTGTTCTATTAGTTATAGGATATTCGTATTTTTATCAATTAATATACATTTGGAATCCTTCTTATTTAGAAACATATTTAAAGAAAACAAGTGAATTTTCATTATCTATTAATGGATTTGCAATGATTATTTTTGCTCTATGTATTTTATTGGGAGGATTTCTTTCTGATTATTTTGGTAGAAAAAAAATCATAATGATAACGAGTGTTCTCATTACAATTTCTTTTGCTCCTTTATTCTATTTTTTTTCACAGGGAATTGATGATAATTATATTTATTTATATTTGATTCTACTTTCCATTTTATTTGGGATTTATGTTGGCTCATCAAGTACAATGTTTTCGGAAATTTTTGATACAAAAATTCGCGCCAAAGCTTTGTCCTTAGCCTATAATATTCCCTATGCCATAGTCGGTGGATTAACGCCAGCCATGCTCTCATCAGTGTTGTTACATGGAGCTTATTATTATGTTATTTGTATTACTGTGGTCGTCATGTTTATTGCATTCTTAGCGTCTTTTTTTGCGAAAGAAACATATAAAAATTCAATGTAG
- a CDS encoding type II toxin-antitoxin system PemK/MazF family toxin codes for MKQWEIWKMNLDMDMESQTEIQMSEENFDFNYCIIITGQSFLDAFHAPTILPISTNFRESYSVVSIEESKSVGLFCESFIICDQILTVQKDVFIKKIGIVPEHLRSKIQNKIFNYLNE; via the coding sequence ATGAAACAATGGGAAATTTGGAAAATGAATCTTGACATGGACATGGAATCTCAGACTGAAATACAAATGTCAGAAGAAAATTTTGATTTTAACTATTGTATTATTATTACAGGACAAAGTTTTTTAGACGCCTTTCATGCCCCCACAATTTTGCCAATCTCTACGAATTTCAGAGAAAGCTATTCTGTCGTTTCTATCGAAGAATCAAAATCTGTGGGACTTTTTTGTGAATCATTTATCATATGTGATCAAATTTTAACTGTTCAAAAAGACGTTTTTATAAAAAAAATAGGTATTGTTCCTGAACATTTAAGATCTAAAATACAAAATAAAATATTTAATTATTTAAATGAATAA